The genomic interval tggcccctttgcagagaaacagccccaaagcatgatgtttccacccccatgctttacagtagatatggtgtttgatggatgcaactcagtattctttttcctccaaacacgaaaagttgtgtttctaccaaacagttccagtttggtttcatcagaccataggacattctcccaatactcttctggatcatccaaatgctctctagcaaacttcagaggggcccggacatgtactggcttaagcagtgggacacgtctggcactgcaggatctgagtccctggcggcgtagtgtgttactgatggtaggctttgttacattggtcccagctctctgtagttcattcactaggtccccccgcgtggttctggggtttttgctcaccgttcttgtaatCATTTTGactccacggggtgagattttgcatggagacccagatcgagggagattatcagtggtcttgtatgtcttccattttctaattattgctcccagtaTTGCAAaccagttgatttcttcaatccaagctggttgcctattgcagattcagtcttcccagcctggtgcagggctacaattttgtttctggtgtcctttgacagctctttggtcttcaccatagtggagtttggagtctgactgtttgagggtgtgcacaggtgtctttttatactgataacaagtttaaacaggtgccattactacaggtaatgagtggaggaaagaggagactcttaaagaagaagttacaggtctgtgagagccagaaatcttgattgtttgtaggtgaccaaatacttattttccaccataattttaaaaaaaattcttacaaaatcagacaatgtgattttctggatttgttttctcattttgtctctcatagttgaggtctacctatgatgtaaattacagacgcctctcatctttttaagtggtggaacttgcactattggtgactgactaaatacttttttgccccattgTATTAACAAATGTAGACAGATCTGGATTGTTTGGGGGGAGGGAGTGAAGACCCCTTTAAACTATATGCAAtaacatagaatttttttttctctttaggtAACAAAACAAAAATGGATGTTCATTCCCAGTTTGCAGGGCGCTATAAAAAAGACTTGAGCGTAGACAACTTAAGAGCCAAAGTCGCCCGACGTAAATCCATAACTCAGAAGGAGAATCGTCACAAGGAGTTCAGAAAGAGCAGAGGCCTGTCACTGGCTGACGTCAATGTTTCCCTTGTGAGGGAGCAGGAGCTGACTGTAGTGGAGGAGATGAACGAGTCTGGCCttgtaaaaggacctgaaaataAGCCGGGTAAGAGGGGCAAATGTTTTCTCATATTGAATTAGCAGCCGAATCTTCCCCAGGGCATGTTATATTTACAGACATAACTTTGTTTATCTCTCCATTTTGGCTTTTTCCATCAAAAGATTTTTCTTATGCAAAGTATAAATCTTGTAGCTGCACTCGCTGGTGCACCAGTTTTATTGCTTTCGACGCTACTTATTAATTCACCTTGGGATTAGTCACACTGCTTTGCCTGGAGCCAGTGTTGAAATCTGAAAAGGTGTGGTCGATATCCTGGAAGATAATCTGCAAAACCAAAGATATGTCTGGAAACCTTATAAAGTGCTGTTCCTTTGGGGGTGGCTGGGGAGCTTATAGACTTGTTTTAAACATGTATGTTGGGTAGTGGCTCATCCTTTTTCTGCGCGATGCAGTAAATGTAAGGCGCTGACGGCTGAGACTTGGAGCATTTCAATTGTTGATATAGTATGGCtcagttcacacgtagtttttttggtcaggattttgaggccgaagtcgcctcaaaatcctgaccaaaaggacggttcccattaaaatcaataggagccggtcaagctaatccgcctgaagacactcccttctcccaactaggcctaatccagagcggagtgcgcgactggatgccggtgtactgcaccagcatcaagtcacagctacccgttttccggaaactgaggcggcctccggatcaaacccccccccccccctccccaatttaCTACAGAAATTGGAAATCCGTGTTTGTCCCAGATCACACCATACTTATGGCTGCTGTTTGCTTCTTTTCATAACTTTCCTGGAGGGAGCCATGTGTAAGCTTGGCCATCTGGTTGTTCAAACCCATGCTTTGTATCAGCAAACATTCGGCTTACCCCTGTTCACtcaacagtagggttgagccgatcttgagatttcaagatcgattttaaaatccgatttccgatcgttttccagccgatctcgattgtgaaatttgctcgatcgccaatcggaatccgatcttttccgatcccgatcctcaaccctagtcaatgcttttctatgggaaaagtcacttttggggttgagtctatcttgagataacctccgatctcgatcccgctggaaaagatcgggtcggaattccgatcgcgatcgtgaaatttactcgatcgccgattggaatccgatcttttccaatcgctcaaccctactcaacagATTAATGGATTTAGGTTTTATTTAAATGTGCAATGGCGGTTTGAGCAGTTTTTCCATTTTCTTGAATGTAGCAAACCAAGTTAAAACTAAAGAGCAGATTGTCAAAGAAGAGCGACGTGCGATGCTTCAGCGCTTCAAAGAAGAAAAGCAACTGAGGAAACTAAAGGAGCAGCGAGAAAAGGCTAGTAAAGGCATCTTTAAGTGTGGAATCTACAAACCAGAGGCATCGCTCATTCCTGTCTTCTCAACTCAGACTGCTGCAAAAGTGAAACAAAAAGAGAAGGTAATGTGCTTAATGCCCAGTGTATTACACAGGTATACTGTTCTGCAGTCTAGGAGCCTGTAAGTAATGatactaaaggggttatcccgcacagtattatttatatgtaaaTACCACCCATAATTCTAAACCTTATTTTGCATTTACACTTAAGTACATCCTCCTGCTGTAGATAGCCTTTACCTTGTTCACCTTCATGTGCTGAGGTGGACACACATCCTCACTTTTGCTCTGTCTTTGATCTATTAGATATTCAGATCCCTACTGTGGGGGAATATGGCTTCCTCTATAACTGCTGTATCTTCAATTTGTCAGAGGGGATCTTGAGCGTGTGATACAACATTACTGCAACTGAATTGTTCAGGATTTCCTCTGACAAGAGGAAAAGACGTTTTAGCTTTACAGATTAGAGCGGTGAATGTTTGCATACACAGCCGCTGCAGACAGCTGATCAGCATGGGCGCTGGGTGACCCTTCCCATTCTGTATACGTCTTGACAGCCCCTTTAGCTATAATAGTGTTACTGTTGTATGGGGGGGGAGGTTGTGTTCCTCTAGAATTAAATCACAAAGCGCTATTACTGCAGGTTAGTTAAAATGGTATgaaatattttcttttctttaaacTTAGCCACCAGCACCCAGTGTAACAAGAGTTACAAGATCTTCGGCTAAACCAGTTCCTCCGGCTAACAAGACCCGAACTCAGGTAATTCTAGTAGGACTGTTATGTACCTTTATGTTGATTGACCACAAAGAGCACAATCGACTTAAAATTCACTTGGCACTGGTTGGTTTTGCCAACATGGTGATGATCTATAATGACACAATTTGTTGGTTCTCCTATACATTTATATTATTGTCAGCATCAGATCATCCTTCTGTTTGCACAAGGCAGTGTTATGACAGCAATCAGGCATCTTTATATTGCGTAAGATACAATAAACTGATAAATGGACAGATTGTCGGCTGATCTATGTCCCGTGTACATGGGACAATATCGAGTGGAAGCATTTTTATGTACATTTGTTCCAGTATAACATATCCATTAATATGGTCATATAAAGGGGCCTTTATTCTTATGACTTGCGTTCTATAGCTGTATGATAGGGGTAACGTCTTACTATTGATGTCAACAGGTAAATGTACTGAACGCCAAAGCCCCTATTGACCGTGTAATTCCAAAAGCCCGTGGACAGACATCAACTGTAAAAAAGAATGAAAATAAAGGTATTTAACTAACAATATAGGTATTTGGATACTTCTATATTTTGTGATCTCTGTTTTtctatttctatattttttttgttttctatcgTATACACTTTTTGAAAATATGGCTGGATGTCGATGATCTCCATTACACGTTAGTCATACTACAATGTTTGCCACATCTATGTAAACATAGAGGGCAACACAGCAATTTTTCGATAAACCCCAAACCATCCATTATCCTTTTGTTATAGTACAGCAGTTTATACGCCTGTAGAGTTATGTCCATGTTAAGTGATGGAAGTTTTTCTGCTTTTTCAGTTTCTGCAATTCCGTCTACAAGAACCACAAGATCAGCTGCAAATGCCGCCTCCAAACTACCGACTAAAGCGCCAATGAAGAATACCACAGGTAATTCATGTTCATTTCTTAGGTAACTGGTTTACGTCATTATTTGCTTAGAGAAAAAGGCATGAATACACTGAATAAGATTTGGGCCAAAATACCATATTTATGGCTCTGACAAAATCAGCATTGTGATGGTAGTGATACTCAAGGATAGCCACACTAAGATTGAGGGGGGGGAGAAGGAATTTTACCATTATAAGAAAAGATGGTAGTCATGTAATCTTCTGAAGTTATCACCATTAATTTCTATTCTGCTTATTTCTGCAGTTGCTAAAGCACAAAAGAAGCCTACAAGGGATATTAGCCCAGACATGGCCATTGATAAAACAGAGGTGAGACTgttacttctatctatctatctatctatctatctatctatctatctatctatctatctatctatctatctatctatctatggttgTCCAAGGATTATAAATAACTTCTGCAATTATTCTGattaaaaagataaataaatcaTTTTGCACATTGATATTAAATTGCTTAGTCTGTTTATTTCCATGATTACAGACTACAAAGTAattatttgatcgagtagtcttACTTTTTTCCATCTGTCTTTGtaccagtaacatcttatattaTCTCTTCATAGCCTCCTGTGACGAATCAATCTAATGAGAAAGTTCAAGACCCCGAGCCAGAGCCCACCCTCCAGGATCCTTGTATGGAAAGTGAGACATTGCCTTTCGAACTGGAACGAAAACCATCCTTTGCTCCAGAGAACTTTGTCTTTCAGCCCTTGGATGGGTTGTCTTCATTCAAGTTTCAGCCCATGACTCCTAACAGGGCCAATGCATTTCTGACCCCTACTTTTAATTGGAGCCCCCTTGATGGTAGAAGGTAATTTAGTGTAGAATTCTATATATTTGGTGTCTGTACAATTTGGGGCCTTTAGCAGTTAGTGACCTATTTTCTCATTGTAGAAACTTTCTGGTTGCCCAAGAACGTAATGCAGAAGACCATAAGAATGATCTTGTGTCCCCAACCGAACCATCACAGGTGACCACTGAAGTAAAACTGGAACTAGACTTCGCTGCTTCCCCTCCGGATAAAGGTACTTCAGCACAGAAGACATAAATCTATGGCTGGAATAATATGATCCTGATCTCTTCAGACTGTATTGTTTCTCAGTTGCAGAATGTGCAAGCGATGCCAATTGTGCCCCACAAACCAGTCCTGCAGTAAGTCCGAGTTGTGAGCCAAGCATAGAGGATACCCAGACTACGCAACCAGAAGAGCCGTCTCATGATGTGCCTTACTTTAGGTTAGAAGTACTGGGAAAATTTTTAAAGTGGATCTGTTGCCTAAATGTGTTCTGAGGATATTACAGAGACAGATCCATTTTCCTGTCTTGATGTTTGACTTAAAATCTTAGGTTACAGTGAACTCCTACTTACAAGCCTGGTATATTTCAGAGAGGTTTCACCCTCTGttgtgcaggacaagttgtatttttttttttttaaattataggaccaaatatatatatatatatatatatatatatatatatatatatatatatatatatatatatatatatatatatatattatatctgtgaccttttttttttcccttacctTTTGAAATTTTTTCTTAATAGTTAGAAAACTCAAATAGTATTTGACTTTTCATTGTAATACCACTCAGATGTCATTGTCAAAATTGACGatagcatctgaggggttaagaaCCTTTCTAGGTTTTTGGAGGAGtcctgttagggagcgttcacactaccgtcggtgtccgacatgtagtgtccgctcctagtgtccgctcaaaatctgtcacggacactaggagcggacactagatgtgtccgtgacacctgtcattcactttaatgggcatcgggtgcgttcttttgcactccgtgcccgtcctttcctgtccgcttgagaagtcggacatcttctcttgcggacagagaaggacgggcacggagtgcaaaagaacgcacacgatgcccattaaagtgaatgacaggtgtcacggacacatctagtgtccgctcctagtgtccgtgacagattttgagcggacactaggagcggacactacatgtcggacaccgacggtagtgtgaacgcccccttatatacTGCTCAAAAACATGCAAAGAAACAAATACTTATTGTGGTAATTAACCCTTCCCTCTCTTTCACAGCAACATACAGAAAATGTAAAATCAGACAACAGTAAATAATACAATCTTCATGATTTATATGAACAAAAAggggttaccgtatatactcgagtatcagCCGAAtttctcagcacagtttttgtgctgaaaaagcccccctcagcttatactcgagtcagcaaaaaaaaatgttttttttcttttagggatggggggggggggtgtctatgaccagccacaatgtcaatgtatagaatctcccataaaatagtgaaaaaaaaataaaaatgctgcatttacccccctcagcttatactcgagtcaataggttttcccatgttttgtggtaaaattaggggcctcggtttatatttaggtcggcttatactcgagtatatacggtaatttcatttatttaaaaaataataataatgatgaggtACGGACTCATCTTGACCCAGACTGAAGAAGCTGCCCCTGGATTTAAACTGATAGTCGAGCTCTGGACGTTGCGAATTGTAATGGCCTGAACGAATCCAGTTTAGCAGGGGCTTAACATGCATGGTGATATTTTATGCGATTTCCAAGCTGTTGTGTAAGGACTTGCATATATTCTTCCTATTCTCTTCATTCTTTTTCGTGTAGGCGAAAAAGAATCATATCATTATATCATTGTTTTTAGTCTTCATGTAATTTTGACTCCAGTTTTTGTTCTAGGGACATCTTGAAATCTGAGATTCAGAGGCTGACAGTGTTGTGTATTGAATGGGATAAAAGGATTGATCTAGATATTCCTGAagaaggtaaaaaaacaaaactgcattACCAAGCAACTGTTGTGATCTCTGCCAAATTAAAGGGCCATCAGTGataagattttgcagcattttctcgCTTCCAGATCAGAGCTATAACtccatatttttgtatttttcatgcaAATATTACCATTGAAAGGCTTTTCAGGGCTAAAATTTTGCTGACTTGTTCTTAGGATAAGTCATAGCTATTAGGTTGGTGGGGGTGCTTCATATTCGTCCTTTAATCAACTGTTTGAAGCAGTGCTCAGGCCTGTAACATCACATTAgtcacctgtagagatgagcgagtactgttcggatcagccaatccgaacagcacgctcgcatagaaatgaatggacgtagccggcacgcggggggttaagcggccggccgccgtcaaagcggaagtaccaggtgcatccattcatttctatggaccgtgctgttcggatcggctgatccgaacagtactcgctcatctctagtcacctggCCTTGTTGcggctcagttccattcaaatgaatgtgatttggctgcaataccaaacagaaCTGCTCTAGAATGCACAGTACTATGCTTAGTAAGCAGTCATGAGGGAACAGCACTCGCCTAAACGCTGTATCTTCTTCAAACAGTAGATTGATGGGTGTTGGACTCTTATAGTTATGAATTAGGTTGTCAACATCATGGTGCTGGAAAAATGCGAAGCATGAGATTATGACAGCAGTTTTCTCGCCTTATTTTCTTAAGCCAAAGACCTTATCAGAACCACAGTTGGACAAACAAGACTATTGATGACCGAACGGTTTAAGCAATTCGAGGGTCTGGTAGACAACTGTGAGTTTAAACGGGGAGAGAAGGAAACTACATGCACGGATCTCGATGGCTTTTGGGatatgatttattttcaggtaggTTCCTGCAAAAATAAGTTGTCTTCTACAGTActttattgatttttatttttttttaaggctgtGACAGCTTGTAATTTGGTTAGAAAGTTGAATTCATCCTTGGCAGGTGCATACTGACTATGGGGCGTTAGTTGCATTCTGGGAAAATGTGATTATCTGTGCATTATAGTCTCCTAGATAAAGGTTTATTGGGAAAAAGTCATGTTTCATTTTCACGCCCCCCAgttttaataaaatctgtgaaacattcTGTCTTGtccgaaacagccgtttcgaatagcacgctcccatagaaatgaatggacgtagccggcacgcgggggggttaagtggccggccgccgccAAAGtctgccacttccattcatttctatgggagcatgctattcgaaacggctgttttgaatagtgttcgctcatctctaattttaatccCTTTGGCTTTTTCAGTCTtgagtagagttgagcgagtactgttcagatcagccaatccgaacagcacgcacgcattgaaatcaatgcacgcagccggcacgcggtgggttaagcggtcggctgccgtcaaaccggaagcaccaggtgcttccattcatttcaatgtgtgcgtgctgttcggatcggctgatccgaacagtactcgctcaactctagtcttgAGCATTGCATAAAAGGTGCAGGTGCAATACACCAACTACTAAGCTGGGGATTCTACTCTGACTTTTTTGATTTGGAATGCATCTTGGTCTTTAAtcctttttggggggggggggttgtctatTTTGATTCTTAGATTGAAGATGTGAGAAAAAAGTTTGTTAATCTTGGAAAATTGGAAGAAAACTCCTGGCAGCAAAATACAGTTCAGACTAAAAAGGTTGTTGTAAGGGTAAGTGTTTTTTGGCTTTCTTGTTTCCCTTTTCAGagttttctccaaaaataagtaaAGATCTGGTGGAATTTATTCCATTGTGCAACATGAAACATTTTAGATCCTTTCTTAGTAGTTCTAGTGACGTTCTTGTATTTTCCCCCTTAACAGCTGGTGCCTAGCTTACCGGTGTCAGGGCTGTTCACATCATTCTCTTTGGAGGTAACGGAGATTGCAGAAGTGTGCTTCTGATAGCACATGCCCTAACTCTTTCACCTCCACCTATCTCCATagtgactgctccagggatagtACATTAGACCTGTCCTGGAATACATTATCCTGATGCTGCTATGAGTTGTTTCTATAGCAGTATTGGGGGCGCTTATGTTCAGGCCAGCAGAATGGTGATGTTACCATAGCATTGGTGACCTGAACTGTCATTCAATACATACAAGGCTGTCCCCTTGAAAGGAAGTAGCACCTGAGAGAGGAGCAAACAAGGGAGAGGAGAAAACCCATTTCAAGTTTTAACCTTCTCCATCTTCATTGATGACcagactttttgtatttttttgtttgtttttttttttcaatacaatggTGCCCAGAGTAAAAGGGCAGTTCTGGAAACTTCCAAATGCCTAAATTAATCTGATTCTTatatgcagaaaaaaactgcCCCATCTGCAGCTGGGAAACCGAACCaaggagacactggtagagcagCTGCTAGAAGTCGCCTCGCTGCTATCAAAGCGGCAATGAAAAATCGTGTTAAAGCTGAGGAGCCAATTGCTGAAGTAGAAGCCCCAGAAGTTCCCATTCAAGTGGATCAAGTCGTATTTGATGCTGGATTCTTTAGGATTGAGAGTCCTGCTAAGCTGCCTGGCAGTAAGTGACTTTTAttacgcttggttcacacctgcgttcggggagtccgcttggggacccattGAATGGAAACTTACGCCGCTTAAAAAAGCAGACCCCATAAACGTGGAGTCCACCAGTTTTTCACCCAGTTTCCATCcgaaaagggcagaaaatgcagagagaaaagcgctgcttgcaggacttttctctcagaaTTTTTTAATCGGAAAAGGGAACGGAGTTCCGAGGCGGAGACTGAgcgcagatagatagatgaattacCATTGTATCTCTGGAAGTGATTGCGCACAGCCGTATAACCTGCATGTTTCTCAGTTATTATGCAGTTTTCTATGTGGTCATTCATTCTCTGCCTATTTACATAGTATGGTTCAAGAACCTACCCAGTCTTCTCTTATCCCCTCTTTAGGTCTTAGAACAAAGCGGAGTTCTTCTCAGACAAATACAccaaaatcaaccaaaaaaactttgcaccattcAGGAACACCAATTACTAACCATGTAGAAGAAGCATCGGAGGACTTAAAACCTGAGAAGTCTCTAAGCCCTGTAAAGTCCCCTGTTAGGAAAGCCCTATTTGGTATGCCAAAGGAAGAAAGGTAATGTCTGCATGTGAAAATTCTATGTACAAGGGCATGCTGTAGGTTACTGATCAAAACATCACTATAGAAAGAAGATACAAGTGTGTAGTCGCCTGTCTCAAcctgccattggctaaaggatgTCACTAACTGTACACCATCCAATCTGGATCGCTAATGTGTAAATAGCCAAAGCCAAAATTCATTGGTGTGTTAGGGGGTCTGGTATGTAAAAAGGGAGTGTCCTAAAATCATTCATTCATTGTATTAGAGGAAAAATGGTCAACTTAACTTAGGTCACCCGTAAGTCTGTGTACTGTATTGCAGCTCTCCCTCACTTATCTGAATGGCACTTGGCTGCATACATGCTTCTGGAGCGATGCAGAACCTTCAGGCTGATCAGTAGGGTGTGAGAAGTTATAATCCCACCAATTTGATAATGTTGAATGGTCCATATCATAAATTgtcgatattaaaggggttgaaggtttttatggcctatcctcatccggtccccggactgatcagCTACACAGTGTCACTTTAAGCGACCGTACTATACACAAAACCGTGCCAGAAACAGAAGGCTCCATATGCTGTATAGTGACCTggcaccttcactgcagctcagttcaCGCCTTTGAACTTGTGGTTCTTCTACATCATAGGTGTCCAGTCATAACACAACGCTGTGCAGgccacattcacttgaataacaCCAAGTTTCTATTCTGATGCTCCTACTTTGGTACAGAGTGAAGGCCATGGTTGCCCCTTGAATATTATTTTATGGTAATGGCAAGTTGCTTTACATTGACATCTACGACACACATGTGAATTTAGGCACTAGGCACCTTTCATGGATAGAGAAGTAGAGCCCCATACTCACATGTGTAACCCTATTGCTGTAATCCATAATGGAGAGACCGTGGACTCGGTGTAGAAAAAGTCTTCTATGCACTTTCTTGCTTTTCGCCTAATCTATGTGGTTAGCACTGCgaccttacagcactggagtcctaggttcgaatccgaCAAAAGACAACAtcagcatggagtttgtatgtttttttccatgtttgcgtgggtttcctacaCTTACTTTTGACTGGTAAGGAATGtaaattgtcaatcactgtcccatataaggctcacaatgtcAGTAAAGCGATGTTAAATATGCTGCcaatatacaagtagcaaaataaataaatctgtagaATGATGAATCAGTAACTTATCTCAGCTATTTCTTCAGTATGCAGAACCAAGAACCAGACCCTATACAACAGTGTCCTGAGCATACAGCGACCGATTCCGTGAGTTGTCATTTCTGATGATGGTTTTATCCATTCTTACTGGTTAGTTGTGTAATAGTTGGAATAATCGTTGTCTTTGATGCAGGTTCCAGCAGTAGTCGACCTGACTAAGTATTTAGTTCCAGTTCAGGCACCTGTCGTGGGAGCAGAAGAGTCTCCAGGCCTCTTGAAATGCTTAGGTCTTGAAGTCAGTGAAACAACGCAAAATGGCTATGACCCAGAGGCAGCTACTGAGACCAGTGCCATTGTTGATGATGTTTTCATGTGCAGTCCAGAAAAAGTCCACCATACAATAGATCCTTCCTCTTTACTGGAGACTTCTGAAGCGGCACCAGATGACGGTATGCATcttgtattcatttattttataagAACTCAATAACTTTATTTTGTACTATAACTGGAGACCAAGCAGTGATACTGCAGCATACGAGACCAAGCACTGATCATGAGAAGGTTTTGTGTAAATTTATGTTGATCAATGAATTTTAATAGAtggcttaaagggttattcccatcttggcaaatCCTTGTTGGAACGGGAATAACAAACTGCAAGTCCCAACCACCAAACCATCAGGACGGGACTTGCAGCTAGTTATTCTCATCTTGCATGTCATTTGTTAAGATATAACCCTTTCAGTAAGCTATCAGACAAAACTGCCAGCCATGGAACATGTATTGGGGCCTCTGGCATCTCACCTGTTGTTAGGGAAaatgagatgggggggggggggggtgtcaattGCCAACTTGTTCTATCACaaacttttaaggctaaggccccatgtaacaagCTGCTGCCAAATAACACTTGTCTGTAGC from Leptodactylus fuscus isolate aLepFus1 chromosome 7, aLepFus1.hap2, whole genome shotgun sequence carries:
- the DLGAP5 gene encoding disks large-associated protein 5: MDVHSQFAGRYKKDLSVDNLRAKVARRKSITQKENRHKEFRKSRGLSLADVNVSLVREQELTVVEEMNESGLVKGPENKPANQVKTKEQIVKEERRAMLQRFKEEKQLRKLKEQREKASKGIFKCGIYKPEASLIPVFSTQTAAKVKQKEKPPAPSVTRVTRSSAKPVPPANKTRTQVNVLNAKAPIDRVIPKARGQTSTVKKNENKVSAIPSTRTTRSAANAASKLPTKAPMKNTTVAKAQKKPTRDISPDMAIDKTEPPVTNQSNEKVQDPEPEPTLQDPCMESETLPFELERKPSFAPENFVFQPLDGLSSFKFQPMTPNRANAFLTPTFNWSPLDGRRNFLVAQERNAEDHKNDLVSPTEPSQVTTEVKLELDFAASPPDKVAECASDANCAPQTSPAVSPSCEPSIEDTQTTQPEEPSHDVPYFRDILKSEIQRLTVLCIEWDKRIDLDIPEEAKDLIRTTVGQTRLLMTERFKQFEGLVDNCEFKRGEKETTCTDLDGFWDMIYFQIEDVRKKFVNLGKLEENSWQQNTVQTKKVVVRKKTAPSAAGKPNQGDTGRAAARSRLAAIKAAMKNRVKAEEPIAEVEAPEVPIQVDQVVFDAGFFRIESPAKLPGSLRTKRSSSQTNTPKSTKKTLHHSGTPITNHVEEASEDLKPEKSLSPVKSPVRKALFGMPKEESMQNQEPDPIQQCPEHTATDSVPAVVDLTKYLVPVQAPVVGAEESPGLLKCLGLEVSETTQNGYDPEAATETSAIVDDVFMCSPEKVHHTIDPSSLLETSEAAPDDDLKTASNPLDFLGSCSPNMVKHSPMRVEPPAALTDLIVFSPMEK